One Methanococcus aeolicus Nankai-3 DNA segment encodes these proteins:
- a CDS encoding tyrosine--tRNA ligase produces METKLENILKNTSEVVSEEELKELLNEISKGNDKIAYIGFEPSGRIHLGHYLQIKKMIDLQNAGFKIIILLADLHAYLNQKGTMEEIKELAEQNKKVFDAIGLNATYIYGSEFQLKPEYNLDLYKVAVNTTLKRARRSMEVIAREDDNPKVAGVVYPLMQVIDIKHLNADVAVGGMEQRKIHMLAREILPSMDYKAPVCIHNPVLTGLDGEGKMSSSKGNFIAVDDDDATIKSKIKKAYCPIGEVEGNPILEIAKYYLNYPITIERPEKFGGNLIINSYNGLEELYKNKDLHPMDLKNAVVKGIIEMLTLIRGPNSE; encoded by the coding sequence ATGGAAACAAAATTAGAAAATATTTTAAAAAATACCTCCGAAGTCGTATCGGAAGAAGAATTAAAAGAATTATTAAATGAAATATCAAAAGGCAACGATAAAATAGCCTATATCGGATTTGAGCCAAGTGGAAGAATACATTTAGGGCACTACCTCCAAATAAAAAAAATGATAGATTTGCAAAATGCAGGATTTAAAATTATTATTCTTCTTGCTGACCTCCATGCCTATTTAAACCAAAAGGGAACAATGGAAGAAATAAAGGAATTGGCAGAACAGAACAAAAAAGTATTTGATGCCATAGGATTAAATGCCACATATATATATGGAAGCGAATTTCAATTAAAACCAGAATACAATTTGGATTTATACAAAGTGGCAGTTAATACAACCCTAAAAAGAGCAAGAAGAAGCATGGAGGTAATAGCAAGAGAGGACGATAATCCAAAAGTTGCAGGTGTTGTTTATCCACTTATGCAGGTAATAGATATTAAACATCTAAATGCCGATGTGGCCGTTGGAGGAATGGAACAGAGAAAAATACACATGCTTGCAAGGGAAATTTTACCATCTATGGATTATAAGGCCCCAGTTTGCATACATAACCCAGTTCTTACGGGATTAGATGGAGAAGGTAAAATGTCCTCCTCAAAAGGAAATTTCATAGCTGTTGATGATGACGATGCTACAATTAAATCAAAAATAAAAAAGGCATATTGTCCAATAGGGGAGGTTGAGGGAAATCCAATATTAGAAATTGCAAAATATTATTTAAATTATCCTATAACAATAGAAAGACCAGAGAAATTTGGGGGAAATTTAATAATCAACAGCTACAATGGGCTTGAAGAATTATACAAAAATAAGGATTTGCATCCAATGGATTTAAAAAATGCTGTTGTAAAAGGAATAATTGAAATGCTAACTCTAATTAGGGGCCCAAATAGTGAATAA
- a CDS encoding mechanosensitive ion channel family protein: MDLSNITYYGNTTYDIILFILIIFFGIIAGRLFNTIIKRKLKKIVSKTKTKFDDIIFDAIELPASILIFVLFFYFALNTILIPKTIGILLYELIDIMVIIGATWFVLNFTDSFIQHYIIPRVNKTESTFDDHIIVPLRKLLKLIIICLGLLMAIDAAGYNISTLLAGLGIGGLAVALAAQDTVKNFISGVLLIIDKPFKLNQWIEFDGVEGVVEDIGIRSTKIRTFNDSLIIVPNAVVINANIENHSEMKKRRVKTIIGLTYDTPVDKCKLAKEIIHTILEDHRTTLPPYRITFNEFGAHSLNFRLEYFIRNMGFDYYLNAVDDINMRIKEEFEKEGIEMAFPTQTIYLKKGDN, translated from the coding sequence ATGGATTTAAGCAATATTACATATTATGGAAATACAACATATGATATTATATTATTTATTTTAATTATATTTTTTGGAATAATTGCAGGGAGACTATTTAACACAATTATAAAAAGAAAATTAAAGAAAATAGTGAGTAAAACCAAAACTAAATTTGACGATATCATATTTGATGCTATTGAATTACCTGCTTCAATATTAATATTTGTATTATTTTTTTATTTTGCTTTAAATACTATACTAATTCCTAAAACAATTGGTATCTTATTATATGAATTAATAGATATAATGGTAATAATAGGGGCAACCTGGTTTGTGCTTAATTTCACAGATAGTTTCATACAGCACTACATTATTCCAAGGGTAAATAAAACGGAATCTACATTTGATGACCATATAATAGTCCCATTACGAAAACTATTAAAATTAATAATTATATGCTTGGGGTTATTGATGGCAATAGATGCCGCAGGATATAATATATCCACATTACTTGCTGGACTTGGTATTGGGGGTCTTGCTGTGGCACTTGCAGCCCAGGATACAGTTAAAAATTTTATATCGGGGGTTTTATTAATAATAGATAAACCATTTAAATTAAATCAATGGATTGAATTTGACGGGGTTGAAGGAGTTGTAGAGGATATAGGTATCAGAAGCACAAAAATAAGAACATTTAATGATAGTTTAATAATTGTGCCAAATGCAGTTGTAATAAATGCCAACATTGAAAACCATTCGGAGATGAAAAAAAGGAGAGTTAAAACAATTATTGGATTAACCTATGATACCCCAGTTGATAAATGTAAATTGGCAAAAGAAATTATACATACCATACTAGAAGACCACAGGACAACGCTCCCACCATATAGAATTACATTTAACGAATTCGGAGCTCATTCATTAAATTTTAGATTGGAGTATTTTATTAGAAATATGGGTTTTGATTATTATCTTAATGCAGTTGATGATATAAACATGAGAATAAAAGAAGAATTTGAAAAAGAAGGCA
- a CDS encoding DUF2067 domain-containing protein, producing the protein MKRIINIKATNDEIEEICDAISKMDIDCSIESKVSYSKDEIINILRIKVYGHDKIQMMQDYKNIMNLADRIHKKYKPNKIGLFEYQLNDVKYPVNKELLKEAIGALDIEYKYDEEKNIIKCSLPLEELHDMTKELYGIYKELDFTNVGPKPVKNIITVISYITKKDIYDIIDESIEQEFLREENDKIVLNKDIKLIKEYFLNK; encoded by the coding sequence ATGAAAAGAATAATTAATATAAAGGCAACAAATGATGAAATAGAGGAAATCTGCGATGCAATTTCTAAAATGGATATTGATTGTTCCATTGAATCAAAAGTATCATATTCCAAAGATGAAATTATAAATATTCTTAGAATAAAAGTATATGGCCATGACAAAATTCAAATGATGCAAGATTATAAAAATATTATGAATTTAGCAGATAGAATCCATAAAAAGTATAAGCCCAATAAGATAGGATTATTTGAATATCAACTAAATGATGTTAAATATCCAGTTAATAAAGAGCTATTAAAAGAAGCTATTGGTGCATTGGATATTGAATATAAATATGATGAAGAAAAAAATATTATAAAATGTTCCCTTCCTTTGGAGGAGCTCCATGATATGACAAAAGAATTATACGGCATATATAAAGAATTAGATTTTACCAATGTAGGCCCTAAACCTGTAAAAAATATAATTACAGTAATATCATACATAACTAAAAAAGATATATATGATATCATTGATGAATCAATTGAACAGGAGTTTTTAAGGGAAGAAAACGATAAAATTGTATTAAATAAAGACATAAAATTAATTAAAGAATATTTTTTAAATAAATAA
- a CDS encoding DNA methyltransferase, producing MKTFHNVIIRDSRNMVEIPDNSVHLIITSPPYWQLKDYGVEEQIGFNDSYEEYINNLNLVWKECYRVLHPGCRMVINIGDQFARSVYYGRYKVIPIRTEIIKFAETIGFDYMGAIVWQKNTTMNTTGGASVMGSYPYPRNGIIKIDYEHILIFKKPGNAPKPSKEIKEASKLTKEEWKEYFSGHWYFNGVKQDKHLAMFPEELPKRIIKMFSFVGETVLDPFLGSGTTSLAAKKLDRNSIGYELNKEFLPIILDKLGANQETLLKDYEIEVVEQNLNEDDKNWNDKIKELPYIFKDPVKFDKKIDPKKLKFGSKIDKTDIDNKNQKSRIEYYRVKQVISPELIELNNGIIIRLIGIKEIPEKRDEAIEFLKNKTKNQKVFLKFDTNKYDDKNNLMAYLYLKNKTFINAHLIKNNLVDVDDNMEYIHKNRFLKYKNEAKYGKRMDIK from the coding sequence ATGAAGACCTTTCATAATGTAATTATAAGAGATTCAAGAAATATGGTGGAAATTCCTGATAATTCCGTTCATCTTATTATTACCTCTCCACCATATTGGCAATTAAAGGACTATGGTGTTGAAGAGCAGATAGGATTTAATGACAGTTATGAGGAATATATAAACAATTTAAATTTAGTATGGAAAGAATGTTATCGAGTATTGCACCCGGGCTGTAGAATGGTAATTAATATCGGAGACCAGTTTGCCCGCTCCGTTTATTATGGTAGATATAAAGTAATACCAATAAGAACAGAAATTATAAAATTTGCTGAAACAATAGGTTTTGATTATATGGGGGCAATAGTTTGGCAAAAAAATACCACAATGAATACAACAGGCGGGGCTTCTGTAATGGGTTCGTATCCATATCCAAGAAATGGAATTATAAAAATCGACTACGAGCACATATTAATATTTAAAAAACCAGGAAATGCTCCAAAACCTTCAAAAGAAATTAAAGAAGCATCAAAATTAACAAAGGAAGAATGGAAAGAATATTTTTCAGGACATTGGTATTTTAATGGAGTTAAACAGGATAAACATTTGGCAATGTTTCCAGAGGAATTACCTAAAAGAATAATAAAAATGTTCTCTTTTGTGGGCGAGACGGTTTTAGACCCATTTTTAGGTAGTGGAACAACATCATTGGCGGCTAAAAAATTAGATAGGAATTCAATAGGTTATGAGCTTAACAAGGAGTTTTTACCAATAATATTGGATAAATTAGGGGCCAATCAGGAAACACTTTTAAAAGATTATGAAATTGAAGTAGTTGAACAAAATTTAAATGAAGATGATAAAAATTGGAATGATAAAATAAAGGAGCTCCCCTATATATTCAAAGACCCTGTTAAATTTGATAAAAAAATAGACCCAAAAAAATTGAAATTTGGTTCTAAAATAGATAAAACAGATATTGATAATAAAAATCAAAAATCAAGGATTGAATATTACAGAGTTAAACAAGTAATAAGCCCTGAATTGATAGAATTAAACAATGGTATTATAATTAGATTAATTGGCATAAAAGAAATTCCTGAAAAACGAGACGAAGCGATTGAATTTTTAAAAAATAAAACAAAAAATCAAAAAGTCTTTTTAAAATTTGATACAAATAAATACGACGATAAAAATAATTTAATGGCATATTTGTATTTAAAAAATAAAACATTTATCAATGCCCATCTTATTAAAAATAATCTCGTAGATGTAGATGATAATATGGAATATATTCATAAAAATAGATTTTTAAAATACAAAAATGAGGCAAAATATGGCAAAAGAATGGATATTAAATAG